One stretch of Arachis hypogaea cultivar Tifrunner chromosome 20, arahy.Tifrunner.gnm2.J5K5, whole genome shotgun sequence DNA includes these proteins:
- the LOC112783478 gene encoding calmodulin-binding receptor kinase CaMRLK has protein sequence MKPFFYRFLILLALFSLVESSSSCSSNNNNRDHELVLKAFQYVSGFKPSWFQTTRQPSSSSSNCSVQESSPIIKNIELPSRNLSGNISWSYLKNMSNLQVLDLSGNSLQGQVSNMLWATPNLLVVNLSRNRFGGTIAFNQLTTVSSSLQVLNLSHNRLTNQVHLSGFTNLKTLDLSHNHLGTLPSGFQNLKKLQHLDLSNCNIEGPVKQVSSLHSLTYLDLSNNTLNGTFPSDFPPLNTIKFLNISHNNFIKSTELSPNKYKKFGQSAFINAGDNFHLNFNASNLHSKKQHHQPPMQPTNNKHHKHKSKHKTVLLVAASCASGVVLVLSLSACMLRCYCRKKEEAKRNKWAISKPVALTSIKMEKSGPFAFETESGTSWVADLKEPSSAAVVMFEKPLMSLTFKDLMSATSHFGKDSQLAEGRCGPVYRAVLPGDIHVAIKVLENARDVDHDDAVNIFVDLSRLKHPNLLPLSGYCIAGKEKLVLYEFMSNGDLGRWLHELPTGDTNVEDWSGDTWEIQNGIASPEKMAWPTRHRIAVGMARGLAFLHHAGSRPVVHGHLVTSNILLSDDFEPRIADFGLRKFGQEQNAPNCSTETDVYCFGVVLMELLTGRHGTAETVVSVRKLVREGHGVRALDERLGFGDSEAEMVESLRVAYLCTAESPAKRPTMQQVLGLLKDIHPSGGLD, from the exons ATGAAGCCCTTCTTTTACAGATTCTTGATTCTCCTTGCTCTGTTTTCTCTCGTGGAATCTTCTTCATcatgcagcagcaacaacaacaacagagacCACGAGCTTGTCTTAAAAGCCTTCCAATATGTCTCTGGATTCAAACCTTCATGGTTCCAAACAACACGccaaccttcttcttcttcttccaactgTTCGGTACAAGAGTCATCTCCCATTATTAAGAACATAGAGCTTCCTTCAAGAAACTTAAGCGGCAATATCTCATGGAGCTACCTAAAGAACATGTCAAACCTGCAAGTTCTCGATCTCTCCGGAAATTCCCTGCAAGGCCAAGTATCAAACATGTTGTGGGCAACTCCAAACTTATTAGTAGTAAACCTCTCCAGAAACAGGTTCGGAGGAACCATTGCTTTCAACCAACTCACAACCGTTTCATCATCGCTTCAAGTTCTGAACCTCTCACACAACAGGCTCACCAATCAGGTTCACCTCTCTGGTTTCACAAACCTCAAAACCCTCGACCTTTCCCACAACCACCTTGGAACCTTACCTTCGGGCTTCCAGAACCTCAAAAAACTCCAACACCTCGATCTCTCTAACTGCAACATCGAAGGACCAGTGAAACAAGTCTCTTCCCTTCACTCACTCACCTACCTCGACCTCTCTAACAACACGTTGAATGGAACCTTCCCTTCAGATTTCCCTCCATTGAACACCATCAAGTTCCTCAACATCTCACACAACAACTTCATCAAATCCACAGAACTAAGCCCAAACAAGTACAAGAAGTTCGGCCAATCGGCGTTCATAAACGCCGGCGACAACTTCCACTTGAACTTCAACGCATCCAACCTCCATTCAAAGAAGCAACACCACCAACCACCAATGCAACCAACTAATAACAAACACCACAAGCACAAGTCAAAACACAAAACCGTTTTGCTTGTGGCGGCATCGTGTGCCTCAGGGGTAGTTTTGGTATTGTCGTTGAGCGCGTGCATGTTACGGTGTTACTGTAGGAAGAAGGAAGAGGCGAAGAGGAACAAGTGGGCCATATCGAAACCTGTGGCGTTGACGAGCATCAAGATGGAGAAATCAGGACCGTTCGCCTTCGAGACGGAGTCAGGAACGTCATGGGTGGCTGACCTGAAAGAACCGTCGTCGGCCGCCGTGGTGATGTTCGAGAAGCCGTTGATGAGTTTGACTTTCAAGGACTTGATGAGTGCCACGTCACACTTCGGGAAAGACTCACAACTTGCTGAGGGTAGATGTGGGCCCGTGTACCGAGCTGTTCTACCGGGAGATATCCACGTGGCAATCAAGGTTTTGGAAAACGCAAGAGACGTTGATCACGATGACGCTGTCAACATCTTCGTTGACCTCTCCAGGCTGAAGCACCCTAACCTCTTGCCCCTCTCCGGTTACTGCATCGCAG GGAAGGAGAAGCTGGTGTTGTATGAGTTCATGTCAAACGGGGATTTAGGTAGGTGGTTACACGAGCTACCAACGGGTGACACCAACGTGGAAGATTGGAGTGGTGACACGTGGGAGATTCAAAACGGTATCGCGTCACCTGAAAAGATGGCTTGGCCAACACGACACCGTATCGCCGTTGGTATGGCGCGTGGTCTCGCATTCCTCCACCACGCCGGATCCAGGCCCGTCGTTCACGGCCACCTGGTAACATCTAATATTTTACTCTCTGATGACTTCGAACCACGAATCGCTGATTTCGGGTTGAGGAAATTCGGGCAGGAGCAGAACGCGCCGAATTGCAGCACCGAGACTGACGTGTACTGCTTCGGTGTGGTGCTGATGGAGCTTCTGACGGGACGGCACGGCACGGCGGAGACAGTGGTTTCGGTGAGGAAGCTTGTTAGGGAGGGCCACGGTGTTCGCGCGTTGGATGAGAGGCTCGGATTCGGTGACTCAGAGGCTGAGATGGTGGAGAGCCTCCGAGTCGCGTACCTTTGCACCGCCGAGTCGCCGGCGAAGAGACCCACCATGCAGCAGGTCTTGGGTCTTCTCAAGGACATTCATCCGAGTGGCGGACTCGACTGA
- the LOC112783496 gene encoding early nodulin-like protein 6: MANLFRSCSLLLSVSLIIILCVPSRVNCTEFEVGGHDGWIVPKSRDNDQMYNQWASQNRFKVDDTLRFKYSKDSVLVVSEEEYESCRSTKPLFFSNNGDTVFKFEHPGVYYFISGVRGHCDKGQKMIVKVLAVHNPKPEPPHSHSPAAAPAFTPASTPAPSPSHHSNAARPIPLLSITNLPLFLILLLPMLFA, encoded by the exons ATGGCCAATCTATTCAGAAGTTGTTCATTATTACTTTCGGTTTCCTTGATTATTATATTGTGTGTGCCATCAAGAGTAAATTGTACTGAATTTGAAGTTGGGGGTCACGATGGCTGGATTGTTCCTAAGTCAAGAGACAACGATCAAATGTATAACCAATGGGCATCCCAGAACAGATTCAAAGTTGATGACACTCTTC GTTTCAAGTACTCTAAAGATTCGGTGTTGGTGGTGAGTGAAGAGGAGTATGAAAGCTGCAGATCCACTAAGCCACTATTCTTCTCCAACAATGGTGATACTGTCTTCAAATTTGAGCATCCTGGAGTGTACTACTTCATTAGCGGAGTTAGGGGCCACTGTGACAAAGGCCAGAAAATGATTGTTAAGGTTTTGGCCGTACATAATCCAAAGCCAGAGCCACCACATTCACACTCACCAGCAGCAGCACCAGCATTTACACCTGCATCTACACCTGCACCTTCTCCTTCTCATCATTCTAATGCTGCAAGACCAATTCCTCTTCTCAGCATAACTAACTTGCCGCTCTTTCTTATCTTACTTCTTCCTATGCTTTTTGCTTGA
- the LOC112783587 gene encoding uncharacterized protein, whose translation MIKLIASYNDEVARTVLENAPYNAKYTSHQIQKEILHILSNKVRKHICEEIGDSKFCIVVDEARDESKREQMALVLRFVDIHGFIQERFLDLVHVKDTTSLTLKQELCGLLSRHGLDVSNIRGQGYDDASNMRGEWNGLQALFLKDCPYAYYIHCFADQLQLVLVAASREVIPVHQFFSKLTFIVNIICSSSKRHDELHATKTDEIVHLLEIDELETGKGANQIGTLKRAGDTRWSSHFSSVCSLINMYGATLTVLQKIIVDGSTYSQRGDADSAYNTMTSFEFVLILHLMKDMMGITDILCQALQKQSQDIVNAVQLVHSTKTFIQSMRDDRWEELLKNVKSFCEQHDILIPDLTASYVARQGRSRHQKDHITVEHYFRVEIFLVTIDKQLQELNSRFNDQAMNLLSLSSTLMPKDAYKNFDITKISTLVDSYYPEDFTEQEKINLPFQLQHFILDVRQHPEMKNLSTIHELCRCLAETKKSKVYYLIDRLIRLILTLPVSTATTERSFSAMKIIKTRLRNKMEDDFLADSLVIYIEKEIAEKFSSNSIIEDFKSLKIRRVPL comes from the coding sequence ATGATAAAACTCATAGCATCTTACAATGATGAAGTTGCAAGAACTGTGTTAGAAAATGCTCCATATAATGCTAAATATACttcacatcaaattcaaaaagaaatCTTGCATATACTCTCAAACAAGGTGAGAAAGCATATTTGTGAAGAAATTGGAGATTCTAAGTTTTGCATTGTAGTAGATGAAGCTCGTGATGAATCCAAAAGAGAACAAATGGCACTTGTTTTGAGATTTGTTGATATACATGGTTTTATTCAAGAGCGTTTTCTTGATCTTGTACATGTCAAAGATactacatcattaactctaaaacAAGAATTGTGCGGCCTTCTTTCTCGACATGGTCTTGATGTCTCTAATATTCGTGGTCAAGGATATGATGACGCCAGCAACATGAGAGGAGAATGGAATGGGTTACAAGCATTATTCTTAAAAGATTGTCCTTATGCTTACTATATCCACTGTTTTGCTGACCAATTACAACTTGTATTAGTTGCTGCATCAAGAGAAGTTATTCCTGTGCATCAGTTTTTTTCAAAATTGACTTTCATCGTCAACATCATTTGTTCTTCTAGTAAGCGACATGATGAGTTACATGCTACCAAGACAGATGAAATTGTCCATTTATTAGAGATTGATGAACTTGAAACTGGTAAAGGGGCAAATCAAATTGGTACTTTGAAACGAGCAGGTGATACTCGATGGAGTTCTCATTTCTCTTCTGTTTGCAGTTTGATAAATATGTATGGTGCAACATTGACTGTTTTACAAAAGATTATTGTTGATGGATCAACTTATTCTCAGCGTGGTGATGCAGATAGTGCTTACAATACCATGACCTCATTTGAGTTTGTATTGATCTTGCATTTGATGAAAGATATGATGGGAATAACTGATATTCTTTGTCAAGCTTTACAAAAGCAGTCTCAAGACATAGTTAATGCTGTGCAACTAGTTCATTCGACAAAAACATTTATCCAAAGCATGAGAGATGACAGATGGGAGGAATTATTAAAAAATGTGAAATCATTTTGTGAGCAACATGATATTCTAATTCCTGATTTAACTGCTTCTTATGTTGCAAGGCAAGGACGCTCGCGTCACCAAAAAGATCATATTACAGTTGAGCATTATTTTAGAGTGGAGATATTTTTAGTCACAATTGATAAGCAATTACAAGAGTTAAATAGCAGATTTAATGATCAAGCAATGAATCTACTAAGTCTGAGCTCTACTCTCATGCCTAAGGATGCTTACAAAAATTTTGACATTACTAAGATTTCTACTCTTGTTGATAGCTACTATCCCGAAGACTTTACTGAACAAGAGAAGATTAATTTGCCTTTTCAGCTTCAGCATTTTATTCTTGATGTTCGTCAGCATCCAGAAATGAAGAATTTGTCAACTATTCATGAACTATGTAGATGTTTAGCAGAAACAAAAAAGTCAAAAGTGTATTACTTGATTGATAGATTGATTCGTCTGATATTAACTCTTCCAGTTTCTACAGCTACTACAGAGCGATCATTTTCAgcaatgaaaataataaagaCAAGGTTAAGAAACAAGATGGAGGACGACTTTCTTGCGGATAGTTTGGTTATTTACATTGAGAAAGAAATTGCTGAAAAGTTTAGTTCTAACTCAATTATTGAAGATTTTAAGTCATTAAAAATTCGAAGAGTACcattataa